One Desulfobacterales bacterium genomic region harbors:
- the cas3 gene encoding type I-D CRISPR-associated helicase Cas3' has translation MDFSINLYPESISIADNGLLKHQDETVTALENFPIVLNCAMTGAGKTKASHLSIKTYAYDKDVLFVAPTNALVSQHLEDAKAFVKKNNLSHHVVAVDGETLNKLRRKRKSIYRVSEILHQLIYNPREFSDELGLSNKHAPLWLITNPDQIWISIVSGHGRRLDIRNLLKDFINNFRFIVVDEFHYYTAEQLVLFFLCIALWKHFGQFDDGLKMLLLTATPNEIVENFFKKMEINFKVIGNENQSNSNCTPVISPVELKLSTGYIHDFKDFILERYDQGEDGVVISDSLIEINKLYNDFEKLGISVGRITGPINNKSRKIESQQRLILATPTVDLGFNFIKPHYKDRQEIDFIVANTRTKSHFWQRLGRAGRVLGKNQTEIPSKAVMLLPNQTLYENLRPFEHKWITRANLKELLTLSDKTLKINSLAREGLFIASKQLLEIEKMLPQEQIDIAEKIFNTLKICFDSQNFASDWPSVKKRHNLSKMLQKIDDDYPELKIFHINKWINNKSERNEENIKSADVLLNSWAKNYFYKKNKLSLYNDYIKENDCFSLIQTLFKKNQSLKQSVIEYYKEQMLRLNYLFSFRGDGFKNQVFIYDPQYLHSPHIINTIELTYLLAKYEFKGPISKASAEKEWSCSLPNSELFFKITNFLDFPYRPIFEYSYDLPTIPVQREDSEEIEILPAYYRTIALHNLSLRFENKKIGPLQIPIELTNQLKGLSELFFITPMENSYALNNWLKEYDIQTAILKADREHSVVYGKDAIFISEELYFKRKNEEC, from the coding sequence ATGGACTTTTCAATAAATCTTTATCCTGAATCGATTTCAATTGCAGACAACGGACTTTTAAAACACCAAGACGAAACTGTAACAGCCTTAGAAAATTTTCCAATCGTTCTAAATTGCGCAATGACAGGAGCTGGAAAAACTAAGGCGTCTCATTTAAGCATTAAAACCTATGCTTATGATAAAGATGTTCTTTTTGTAGCTCCAACTAATGCCTTAGTTAGTCAACATTTAGAGGATGCTAAAGCTTTTGTTAAAAAAAATAATTTATCCCACCACGTTGTTGCTGTTGACGGAGAAACACTTAATAAATTACGGAGAAAAAGAAAATCTATTTATAGAGTTTCGGAAATTCTGCATCAGCTAATCTATAACCCAAGAGAATTTAGCGATGAATTAGGATTAAGTAATAAACATGCTCCTTTATGGCTTATAACTAACCCCGATCAAATTTGGATTTCCATTGTTAGTGGACACGGAAGACGATTGGATATACGAAATCTTTTAAAGGATTTTATTAATAATTTCCGTTTTATTGTTGTTGATGAATTTCATTATTACACTGCTGAACAATTAGTGTTGTTTTTTCTTTGTATTGCTTTATGGAAGCATTTTGGGCAATTTGACGATGGTTTAAAAATGCTTCTTTTAACAGCAACGCCTAATGAAATAGTTGAAAATTTTTTTAAAAAAATGGAAATTAATTTTAAAGTTATAGGAAATGAAAATCAAAGTAATTCAAATTGCACACCAGTTATTTCTCCGGTTGAATTAAAATTATCAACTGGTTATATTCATGATTTTAAAGATTTTATACTTGAGCGTTATGATCAAGGCGAAGATGGCGTAGTTATTTCTGACAGCCTCATTGAAATAAATAAATTATACAATGATTTTGAAAAATTAGGTATTTCAGTAGGAAGAATAACTGGGCCTATAAATAACAAAAGTAGAAAAATAGAATCCCAACAACGCTTAATTTTAGCAACTCCGACTGTGGATCTTGGATTTAATTTTATAAAGCCTCATTATAAAGACAGACAAGAAATTGATTTCATCGTAGCAAACACTCGAACTAAAAGTCATTTTTGGCAGAGATTAGGCAGAGCCGGAAGAGTTTTAGGCAAAAATCAAACAGAAATACCAAGCAAAGCTGTAATGCTTTTGCCGAATCAAACTTTATATGAAAATCTTAGACCATTTGAGCATAAATGGATAACACGAGCAAATCTTAAAGAGCTTCTTACACTTTCAGATAAAACTTTAAAAATTAATTCTCTTGCAAGAGAAGGACTTTTTATTGCTTCCAAACAACTTCTCGAAATAGAGAAAATGCTACCACAGGAACAAATAGATATCGCTGAAAAAATATTTAATACCCTAAAAATTTGTTTTGATTCTCAAAATTTCGCTTCAGATTGGCCTTCAGTAAAAAAGAGACATAATCTTTCAAAAATGTTACAAAAAATTGACGATGATTATCCAGAGCTAAAAATTTTTCATATAAACAAATGGATTAATAATAAATCTGAAAGAAACGAAGAAAATATAAAATCAGCAGACGTCCTCTTGAATTCATGGGCAAAAAATTATTTCTATAAAAAAAATAAACTGAGTTTATACAATGACTATATTAAAGAGAATGATTGTTTCTCGCTTATTCAAACCCTTTTTAAAAAAAATCAATCTTTAAAACAAAGCGTTATAGAATATTATAAAGAGCAAATGCTAAGATTGAATTATTTATTCAGCTTTCGAGGAGATGGATTTAAAAATCAAGTTTTTATTTACGATCCTCAATATCTGCATTCTCCTCATATTATAAACACCATTGAACTCACATATCTTTTAGCAAAATATGAATTTAAAGGTCCTATTTCAAAAGCTTCAGCAGAAAAAGAATGGAGTTGTTCATTACCAAATAGCGAATTATTTTTTAAAATAACAAATTTTCTTGATTTTCCATATAGACCTATATTTGAATACAGCTATGATTTACCGACAATACCCGTTCAGCGCGAAGATAGCGAAGAAATAGAGATATTGCCAGCTTATTATAGAACAATTGCTCTTCATAATTTATCGCTTAGGTTTGAAAATAAAAAAATAGGCCCGCTACAAATTCCGATAGAACTTACAAATCAACTTAAAGGTTTAAGCGAACTTTTTTTTATAACTCCAATGGAAAATTCCTATGCTTTAAATAATTGGCTCAAAGAATACGATATTCAAACAGCGATTTTAAAAGCTGATAGAGAACATTCAGTTGTTTACGGCAAAGATGCTATATTTATCAGCGAAGAATTATATTTTAAAAGGAAAAATGAAGAATGCTAA
- the cas6 gene encoding CRISPR-associated endoribonuclease Cas6, which translates to MLTSQVIFLKLKSGNPENINGSHIHGLFFKEILKNYDTSLADYLHQPNMPKAFSLSYIYQDYGLYWFRIASWMRDIADAVFSYFNSNFEIILNNCVFELAKTSTDNKESYWANRININNFLDESKNTYKDIFRLEHFSPTSFKNGDSHIPLPMPEFIIKSIYKQMPLSMQEYLQTEPELLIKFIQLKEHRIYSVYNRKNHGAITSFEGKTRWQIDKKASQQEKEAIWTIFRFAFYSGIGVKTTQGMGMCRASDSF; encoded by the coding sequence ATGCTAACATCTCAAGTTATTTTTCTTAAATTAAAGAGCGGTAATCCTGAAAATATTAATGGTAGCCATATTCACGGATTGTTTTTTAAAGAAATCCTTAAAAATTATGATACATCATTAGCTGATTATTTACATCAACCTAACATGCCTAAAGCTTTTTCGTTAAGCTATATTTATCAAGATTATGGATTATATTGGTTTCGTATAGCTTCATGGATGCGCGACATTGCCGATGCAGTATTTTCATATTTTAATTCAAACTTTGAAATCATTTTAAATAATTGTGTGTTTGAATTAGCTAAAACTTCAACAGATAACAAAGAATCTTATTGGGCAAATCGAATAAATATAAATAATTTTTTAGATGAATCGAAAAATACTTATAAAGATATTTTTCGGCTGGAACATTTTTCACCTACTTCATTTAAAAATGGTGACTCTCATATACCATTGCCTATGCCGGAATTTATTATCAAATCAATTTATAAACAAATGCCTTTATCAATGCAGGAATATTTACAAACAGAACCAGAGCTATTGATAAAATTTATTCAACTGAAAGAGCATCGAATTTATTCGGTTTATAACAGAAAAAATCATGGAGCAATTACATCATTTGAAGGAAAAACAAGATGGCAAATAGATAAAAAAGCAAGCCAACAGGAAAAGGAAGCTATATGGACAATTTTTAGATTTGCCTTTTACTCAGGCATTGGAGTAAAAACAACTCAAGGCATGGGGATGTGCAGAGCAAGTGATTCATTTTAA
- a CDS encoding AAA family ATPase yields the protein MEKPKKIPYGIADFKAIQTENYYYVDKTRFIPEIEKFGRFLFLIRPRRFGKSLFLSILESYYDLYWAPEFDSIFHDTWIHKNPTEYKSQYLVLSFNFSVVNPSMKEVEESFENHIKIRFFGFEEKYGKILDDKYFSMIKSIEKSYSKIEFLLEYASKRNLKIYILLDEYDNFANTILTSYGEKAYQELTHGEGFFRHFFNVLKGGATGIGAGIAKLFITGVSPVTMDDVTSGFNIGKNITIDPDFNEILGFTKVETLEMLDYYRNSGLLKQKPESLYPVMEEWYNNYRFSEKNEQKVFNTDMVLYFVDKCIHLGAPPKDLIDYNVKTDYKKLRHLVVLNHQLNGNFSKLKAINDTGEITSDLNVGFPAHQLIEPENFISLLHYLGLISISRVEEGKPIFQIPNLTVKSLFYEYLREGFRDGDVFKIKFWDFSKLIQKMAYRGEWKPVFDMISDEINKQTSVRNYIQGEAAIRGFLLAYINMSDFFITRCEVEMNKGFADIYFQPFLFKYPDMKYAYLMELKYIKRDEYNENILKEKVKEAKQQLEKYAKDEFVQKTIGNTIFQKLIVVFNGWEMVYREAI from the coding sequence ATGGAAAAACCTAAAAAAATACCCTACGGAATTGCAGATTTTAAAGCGATCCAGACTGAAAATTATTATTACGTAGATAAAACAAGATTTATTCCAGAAATAGAAAAATTTGGAAGATTTTTATTTCTTATCCGACCACGAAGATTTGGCAAATCTCTTTTTTTGTCAATACTCGAAAGTTATTATGATTTATATTGGGCACCAGAATTTGATTCAATATTCCATGATACATGGATACATAAAAATCCTACAGAATATAAAAGTCAATATCTTGTTCTTTCCTTTAATTTTTCGGTAGTAAATCCAAGTATGAAAGAAGTAGAAGAGTCTTTTGAAAATCATATAAAAATACGTTTTTTTGGTTTTGAAGAAAAATATGGGAAAATACTTGATGATAAATATTTTAGCATGATTAAAAGTATTGAAAAAAGTTATTCGAAAATTGAATTTTTATTAGAATACGCATCAAAAAGAAATTTAAAAATTTATATTTTGTTGGATGAATATGATAACTTTGCAAATACAATATTAACGTCCTACGGAGAAAAAGCATATCAGGAATTAACCCATGGAGAAGGATTTTTCAGGCATTTTTTTAATGTTTTAAAAGGAGGGGCAACCGGAATAGGAGCAGGAATTGCCAAACTTTTTATAACAGGAGTATCGCCAGTAACAATGGACGACGTTACAAGCGGTTTTAATATTGGTAAAAATATTACAATAGACCCTGATTTTAATGAAATTCTGGGATTCACCAAAGTAGAAACATTGGAAATGCTTGATTATTATCGTAATAGCGGCTTATTAAAACAGAAACCAGAAAGTCTCTATCCTGTAATGGAAGAATGGTATAATAATTACAGATTTTCAGAAAAAAATGAACAAAAAGTTTTTAATACAGATATGGTGCTTTATTTTGTTGATAAGTGCATTCATCTTGGAGCACCGCCTAAAGACTTAATAGATTATAATGTAAAAACAGATTATAAAAAATTACGACATCTTGTAGTTTTGAATCACCAGCTAAACGGTAATTTTTCTAAATTAAAGGCGATAAATGATACAGGAGAAATTACATCAGATCTTAATGTAGGTTTTCCGGCTCACCAGCTAATAGAGCCTGAAAATTTTATATCCCTTCTGCATTATTTAGGATTAATAAGTATATCTCGAGTAGAAGAAGGAAAACCTATATTCCAAATACCTAACTTAACAGTAAAAAGTCTTTTCTATGAATATTTACGTGAAGGATTTAGAGACGGAGATGTATTTAAAATAAAATTTTGGGATTTTAGTAAATTAATTCAAAAAATGGCATATCGTGGAGAATGGAAGCCGGTTTTTGATATGATATCCGATGAAATAAACAAACAAACATCAGTAAGAAATTATATTCAAGGAGAGGCGGCAATACGGGGATTTTTATTAGCATATATCAATATGTCGGATTTCTTTATAACCCGGTGCGAAGTTGAAATGAATAAAGGATTCGCAGATATATATTTTCAGCCGTTCTTATTTAAATATCCTGATATGAAATATGCATATTTAATGGAATTAAAATATATAAAAAGAGATGAATATAATGAAAATATATTAAAAGAAAAAGTCAAGGAAGCAAAACAGCAATTAGAAAAATATGCAAAAGACGAATTTGTCCAAAAAACAATCGGAAATACAATTTTTCAAAAATTGATAGTTGTTTTTAATGGATGGGAAATGGTTTATAGGGAAGCAATATAA
- a CDS encoding AAA family ATPase, with translation MKKYPIGISDFKKLIEEGYYFVDKSMFIADVNDRW, from the coding sequence ATGAAAAAGTATCCAATAGGAATATCGGATTTTAAGAAATTGATAGAAGAGGGATATTATTTTGTAGATAAATCTATGTTTATAGCGGATGTGAACGATAGATGGTAA